The following proteins come from a genomic window of Burkholderia stabilis:
- a CDS encoding DUF3574 domain-containing protein codes for MRPSWAAMWRPRARALVGAAAIALLAGCATPPSPVVGVQPACTQPGESRMLQADLLFGRDIAGRGPVTDAERAAFLADTVTPRFPDGLTYWDTHGQWRDRATGRITREDSFVIRIVADDTADTRARLAAIRQAYVTRFHQESVGLTLVPACASF; via the coding sequence ATGCGGCCGTCATGGGCCGCGATGTGGCGGCCCCGGGCGCGGGCCCTGGTCGGCGCCGCGGCGATCGCGCTGCTCGCGGGTTGCGCAACGCCGCCGTCGCCCGTCGTCGGCGTGCAGCCGGCCTGCACGCAGCCGGGCGAGAGCCGCATGCTGCAGGCCGACCTGCTGTTCGGGCGCGATATCGCGGGGCGCGGCCCCGTCACCGATGCGGAGCGCGCCGCGTTCCTCGCCGACACGGTCACGCCGCGCTTCCCCGACGGCCTCACCTACTGGGACACCCACGGCCAGTGGCGCGACCGCGCGACCGGCCGGATCACGCGGGAAGACAGCTTCGTGATCCGTATCGTCGCCGATGACACCGCCGATACGCGCGCGCGGCTTGCCGCGATCCGGCAGGCGTATGTGACGCGGTTCCATCAGGAATCGGTCGGCCTCACGCTCGTGCCGGCCTGCGCGTCGTTCTGA